The sequence below is a genomic window from Microbacterium sp. SORGH_AS_0888.
TCGATCATCGAGATCCCGCGATCGCTGATCTCGAGCAGGCGGTCGTTGGGAACGACGATGAGGGTGTCGACCTCTTCCTTGAGCTTGGCGACACCCGCCTCCGCCTGGCTCTGACGGCGGCGGCCCTCGAAGGAGAACGGCTTCGTGACGACGCCGATCGTGAGCGCGCCGATCGACTTCGCGATGCGCGCGACCACCGGCGCACCGCCCGTGCCCGTGCCGCCGCCCTCGCCCGCGGTCACGAAGACCATGTCGGCCCCGGCGAGGGCTTCCTCGATCTCCTCCGCGTGATCCTCCGCGGCGCGACGGCCGACCTCGGGATCGGCGCCCGCGCCGAGCCCGCGCGTGAGCTCGCGGCCGACATCCAGCTTCACGTCGGCGTCGCTCATCAGCAACGCCTGGGCGTCGGTGTTGACGGCGATGAACTCCACGCCGCGAAGGCCGAGCTCGATCATGCGGTTGACGGCGTTGACGCCGCCCCCCGCCGACGCCCACGACCTTGATCACCGCGAGGTAGTTCTGGTTCTGGCTCATGCCGGCCTCCGTCTTCGTCCCGAACCGCTCTGCCGCATCCGCCTCAACTTTCACCTTTTACTGTAAGGTTAAAGTTATACTCGGTATGCAATTCCTGGATCGAAAGTACGGTCCACGAGCCCGCGCGCCGGGATGCGCGCGGCGTGTCGCGCAGAACGTCCTCGGATCCGCGTGTCAGCGGATGACGACGGCGTCCGGCGACGACACGTCGTAGGAGGCGGCGCCGGGACGGGCGGCCATGCTCTTCTGCAGCACGAGCGACTTGAGGGCCGAGCGGTCCGCGCTCCCCCACACGACCTTCGTGCCGCCGAGCGTGAGCGTGACGTCGTCCGGCGTCGAGGCCGACACGGCCGTCACCGTGGCCCGCAGTTCGGCCGGCAAGGCGCGCATGACCCTTCCGACGGCGGCGAACGAGGGCGAGCCCACGCCGCCGTCGACGCTGAGCTGCGGATAGCCGGCGGGCGCCGTCGCCGTGGTCGAGAGCGCGACTCCCGCGGCGTCGACGAGGGTGTACCCGGCCGCCGAGGGGAGCACGCCGATCGGGGTGCGTTCGACGATGCGCACGACGAGCTCGTGCGGCGGCACGGCCTCGAGCGTGTAGGACTCCACGAGCGGGAAGGCGACCATCGCGGCCTTCACTGCCGACTCGTCGACCGCGGCGAGCGGCGTGCCCAGCTGTCCCTCGAGCGCGCTCTCCACGGACGCGGGGTCCAGCTGGGACGTGCCGACGACCTGGATCTGCTCGACCGCGAACAGCGGGCTGTACGCCGCGCCCACCGTGACCAGCACGAGCAGGACGAGCGAGGCCACGACTCCGAGCCAGATGCGCCGCCGTCGCCGGCTGCGGGCCGTGAAGCGGCGCACCTCCGCCCGCAGGGCGCGGCGCCGGGCCCGCGACGCACGCCACAGGTCGCCCAGGCCGAGCTGCCGCTCGCCGTCGGTGCGTTCGTCCGGCCCGGCGGCGACCGGGTCGGCGAGCGTCAGCAGGGGTGCGATCGGTGCGGTCTCCTGCTCGTCGGCGACCGATGGCTCCGGCGTCCGGGGCGTGATCGGGCGATCCGGGACCCGGGACGGGGGCGGAACGGAGGCGCGCGGCTCCTCTCCCCCCGGCGGGGGCGGCAGCGGCGTCGGGCGACGCACGGTCAGCCGTTCGCGGCGGCGGGGCGGTCGAGCGCCTCGAGCACCTGCGGGATGAGCCGGTAGACGTCGCCGCATCCGAGGGTGATGACGAAGTCGCCCGGCTGGGCGATGCGTGCCGTGTAGTCGGCCGCCTCCTGCCAGTCGGGCACGAACCGCACCCGCGCCGGGTCGGCGAACGCATCGCTCACGAGCGCGCCCGTGACGCCCGGAACCGGGTCCTCACGAGCGCCGTAGACGTCCAGGACGACGGTCTGGTCGGCGAGACGCTCGAGCACCTCGGCGAACTGGGGCGACATGAGCTGCGTACGCGAGTAGGTGTGCGGCTGGTGGATCGCGATGAGACGTCCGTCGCCGATGACCGTCCTCGCCGCCGAGAGCGCGGCCTCCACCTCGGTCGGGTGGTGGGCGTAGTCGTCGTAGACGCTCACGCCCCGCACGGTCCCGTGCAGCTCGAACCTGCGCACCGTGCCGGCGAATCCCTCCAGCGCCGCGGCCGCCGCGCCGAGCGGATGGCCGAGCGCTCGGAGCACCGCGACCGCCCCGGCGGCGTTGATCGCGTTGTGGACGCCGGGCACGCCCAGGCGGACACGGGCGGACTCGCCGCCGGCGGAGACTCTGAAGGCCACCGGACCGTCCGTGTCGATCTCGTCCAGTCGCACGTCGGCGTCGGCGGCCGTCCCGAACGTCGTGACGCGCCGGTGCGTCAGGGCGGCGGCCACGCGCTGGGCGCCGGGGTCGTCGGCGGAGATCACGACCGCCTCGCTCGCCGCATCCGCGAACCGGACGAAGCCGTCGAAGAACGCCTCGCGCGTGCCCCAGTGGTCGAGGTGGTCGGGGTCGACGTTCGTGATCAGCGCGACCGAGGTGTCGTAGAGGAGGAAGGTGCCGTCCGACTCGTCGGCCTCGATGACGAAGAGCGGATCGGCGCCGCCGGCGCTCGAGACGCCCAGGCCCGCCACGACGCCCCCGTTCACGAAGCTCGGATCGGCGCCGAGCCGCTGCAGGGCCGTCGCGATCATGCCGGTCGAGGTCGTCTTGCCGTGCGCACCCGCGACCGCGACGAGACGGCGGCCGCCGATGAGCCAGTGCAGCGCCTGCGAACGGTGGATGACGTGCAGCCCCCGCTCCTTCGCCGCGAGGAACTCCGGGTTCTCCGGCCAGATCGCGCCGGTGTGCACGACCGTGTCCGCGTCGTCGGGCAGGTGCGCCGCGTCGTGCCCGACGAACACCTGCGCGCCCCGCGCGGCGAGATCCCGGAGCGCCGCGGAGTCGGAGCGGTCCGAGCCGGACACGCGGATGCCGCGATCGAGGAACATGCGCGCGAGCCCGGACATCCCGGAGCCGCCGATGCCGATGAAGTGCGCGGCCCCGATGCGCTCGGGGATGGGGAGGGTGAGATCGGGTCGGATCATGGCCCGACAAGTCTAGGTTCGCGCGGCTCGGAGTGAGCCGCGGGCACGCCCGGCGCGGACGAAACGCCTCAGCGTCCGGCGAGGGCGTCGTCGATGAGGGCGACGACGTCCTCGGCGCCCGTGCGGGATCCGACGACGGCCGCGGCGCGGCGCATCGCAGCCAGGCGCGGCGCATCCGCCAGCAGCGGCACGACCTCCGCCCTCACCCGGTCCGGTGTCAGCTCGGCGTCCGCGATGAGCAGGGCCGCGCCGGCCTCGACGGCCGAACGCGCGTTGAGCGCCTGCTCGCCGTTGCCGACCGCGTACGGCACGTACACGGCGGGGATGCCGAGCGCACTGATCTCGGACACCGTCGCCGCACCGGAGCGCGAGACGATGACGTCGGCGATCGCGAAGGCGAGGTCCATCCTGTCCTCGTACGGGCGCACGACGTATCCCGCGACCCCGGGATCGGCACCCGTCCAGCGGGCACCCGTGAGGTGCACGAGCTGATAACCGGCTGCGAGCACGCCCCGGAAGGACCCCGTGAACGCCTCGTTCAGGCGCTGCGCGCCGAGCGAGCCGCCGAAGACGAGCAGGGTGGGCCGATCCGGGTCCAGCCCGTAGTGCGCAGCCGCGTCGGCGCGCAGCGCCGCGGGGTCCAGGTCGACGATCTCGCGGCGCAGCGGCATCCCGACCACTCGCGCTCCCCGCAGCGGCGTGCCCGCGAAAGCCACCCCCACGGCCGCCGCGCGGCGGGCACCGAGAACGTTGGCCATGCCGGGCCGCGCGTTCGCCTCGTGCACGACGACGGGGACGTGCTCGCGGCGCGCCGCGAGGTACGCGGGGGCGGCGGCGTACCCGCCGAAGCCCACGACCACGTCGACGCGGTGCTCGCGCAGCTGGGCGCGGACGCCCGCGACCGCGCGGCGCAGCCGCCACGGGAAGGCCAGCGCCGCCCTGTCCGGCCGCCGCGGGAAGGGCACCTTGTCGACGAAGAGGAGCTCGTAGCCGCGCTGGGGCACGAGTCTGGCCTCGAGCCCCTCGCGTGTGCCGAGCACGAGGACGACGGCGTCGGGATCGCGTGCGCGCAGCGCGTCGGCGACGGCCAACAGCGGATTGACGTGGCCCGCGGTCCCGCCGCCGGCCAGGAGGTAGGTGGTCACCGCGCGACCGCCCGCGCGCGCGGCGGCAGATCCCGCGCGAATGCGAGGATGACTCCGCACGCCACGAGCACCGAGACCAGCGAGGTCCCTCCCTGCGAGACGAAGGGCAAGGGGACGCCGAGGACGGGGAAGACGCGCAGGACCACCGCGATGTTGATCGCGGCCTGGCCGATGATCCAGGTCACGACGGCGCCCGTCACGATGCGGGCGAAGGGGTCCTGTGTGCGACGGATGACGTGGAACATCCCGACGGCCATCAGCACGAACAGCCCGATCATGACGAGGCATCCGATGAGCCCCAGCTCCTCGCCGACGATCGCGAAGATGTAGTCGTTGGCGGCCGCGGGCAGCCAGCTGTACTTCTGCTTCGAGTTGCCGAGCCCCAGCCCGAAGACCCCTCCGGCCGACAGTCCCCAGATCCCGTGCAGCGACTGGTAGCACATGTCGCGGTAGCAGGCCGCCGTGTCGGTGTCGAGGAAGCTCAGGATGCGCCGCATCCGGTTGGGGTTCGTGACGGCCGCGACAGCGACGGCGGCCGCCATCCCCAGCAGGGGCAGGATGAAGATCCGCAGCCGCACCCCGGAGAAGAAGAGCGCACCGAGGAAGACGAGCACGAGCATCATGGTCGTTCCCAGGTCGCCGCCCTTGAGCACGAGGCCCATGGCGAGGATCGCGACCGGTATGACCGGGATGTAGACGTGCTTCCAGCGGCGAAGGAGCGGCCCCTTCCGCGCGAGGATGGTGCCCATCCAGATCGCGAGCGCCAGCTTGATGAACTCGCTGGGCTGGGCCTGGATGCCGCCGATGTGGATCCAGTTGGTGTTGCCGTAGTCGGTGACGCCGAGGCCCGGCACGAACACGAGCAGCTGCCCGCACAGCGCGGCGATCAGCAGCGGCCACGCGATCCGCTTCCAGAACCGCGTGGGCACGCGGGAGACGATGAGCATGAGCGGGATGCCGATCGCGGCGTAGATCGCCTGCTTGATCGCATCGTCGTAGGGGCCGCCACCGGCTTCGACCGAGGTCGCGCTCGTGGCGGAGAGGATCATCACGATCCCGAAGCCCGTCAGGATCAGCGCCGACGAGAGGATGAAGATGAACTCCGGCGGAACCGGTGCGAACACCCGGCCGAGACGGATGCGGGCGGCCAGTCCGCCGCGGGGTGCCGGCTCAGCGGCCGGGGACTGCCGGGGAGGACGGATCGTGGTCGTCATCCTCATCCTCTCCGAATCTCGCCCGCACCGCCTCCGCGAATCGTCGACCGCGGTCACCGTAGGAGGCGAACTGGTCGAAGGACGCCGCCGCCGGTGCCAGGAGCACGACGTCGCCATCCGCCGCCAGCGAGATCGCCGCTTCGACGACCGCCGCCATGATGTCCTCAGTCTGGGTGTGATCCACTTCGACCAGCGGCACCGTCGGCGCGTGTCGCGCGAACGCCGCCGTGATGGGGTCGCGATCGACTCCGATCACGATCGCGGCCTTCGCGCCCTGGCCGCGTCCTGCGACGAGCTCCGAGATGTCGACGCCCTTCAGAAGGCCGCCGAGGACCCACACGGCGCCGGGGAACGCCGCGAGCGAGGACGCCGCGGCGTGCGGGTTGGTGGCTTTGGAGTCGTCGATCCACGTGATGCCGCCCGCGCGCGCCACGATCTCGATCCGGTGCGGGTCGAGGCGGAACGCGCGCAGCGCCGAGCGGATCGCGGCGGGCTCGACGCCGGCGGCGCGCGCGAGTGCGCTGGCCGCGAGGACGTTGGCCACGACGTGCGGCGCGGCGAGCCCCGCCTCCGCCAGCTCCTCGAGCGTCGTGAGCTCCAGCGCCGACGTCCGGCGTTCCGCGAGGAACGCCCGGTCCACGAGGATGCCCTCGACGATCCCGAGGTCGCTCGGCCCCGGGACGTCGAGGCCGAACCCGATCGCGCGGGCGCCGTCGACGACGTCGGCGTCCTCCACCATCCGGCGGGTCGCCTCGTCGGCACGGTTGTAGACGCACGCGACCCGCGTGTGACGGTAGACGACGGCCTTCGCGTCCCGGTACGCCTCGAAGGAGCCGTGCCATTCGAGGTGGTCGTCGGCGAGGTTGAGGCACACGCTCGCGAGCGGCGAGAGCGGATCGGGTCCCGTCTGGAGGCCGAGGTACCAGAGCTGGTGGCTGGAGAGCTCGACCACCAGGACGTCGAAGCCACCGGGGTCGCGCACGGCATCCAGCACGGGCACCCCGATGTTGCCGCACGGCGCGGCGCGGAGTCCGCCCTCGCGGAGCATCGTCGCGGCCATCCGCGTCGTGGTCGTCTTGCCGTTGGTGCCGGTCACGAGAACCCAGTCCGCGGGCGTCCCATCCGAGCGCAGGACCTTGTCGCGCACGCGCCAGGCCAGCTCGATGTCGCCCCACAGCGGGATGCCGGCATCCCGCGTCCAGGCGATGACGGGGTGGTGCGGCGGGAAGCCGGGCGAGGCGATCACGATCTCGGGCCGGTGGTCGAGCAGAGCCGCGGGCGGCGCGTCGAGCGGTCCGGTGTCCACGCGCGCACCGATCACCGGCAGCAGCCGGGCGTACTCCTCGTCGATGGACTCGGTGACCACGAGCACGTCGGCGCCGAGCTCGGTCAGCGTGTCGGCCACCGCGAAGCCGGTCACGCCCGAGCCGAGGACGGCGATGCGGACGCCCTTCCAGTCGGCGTGCCAGCTGGTGAGCGCGTCGATCCGCTCGCTCATGCCCGCACGAGCCATTCCACGTACAGCAGCCCGACGCCGCTGAGCGCGAGGAGTCCCGCGATGAGCCACATCCGCACCACGATCGTGATCTCGCTCCAGCCGCGCATCTCGAGGTGGTGGTGCAGCGGACTCATGAGGAACAGCCGTTTCCCGCGCGTGAGCTTGAAGTAGAAACGCTGCAGGATGACCGAGCCGGAGGCGATGACGTACACGCCGCCGATGACGGCGAGCAGGATCTCGGTGCGGGTGAGGATCGCGAGCGCCGCGATCACGCCGCCGATCGCCATCGACCCGACGTCCCCCATGAACACCTGCGCCTTGGGCGCGTTCCACCACAGGAACCCGACGAGCGCGCCGATGAAGGACGCGGCGATGATCGCGAGGTCGAAGGGGTCGCGGGTCTGGTAGCACGCGGCCTGCAGCCCGCGCTCGAGCGCGTCGAGGTCGCACGGCTGCTTGAACTGCCAGAACGCGATGAGCGCGAGCGCGCTCGTGACGAAGATCGCCGAGCCCGCCGCCAGTCCGTCGAGCCCGTCCGAGACGTTCACCGAGTTGGACGCGGCGACGCCGATGAGCGAGAGCCACACGAGGTAGAGGATCCAGCCGATCACGAGCCCGAACGCCATGAACGACAGGGCGGGGATGTCGCGGAACACCGATACGTATGCGCTCGCAGGGGTCTGGCCGTCGCCGTTGGGGAAGTTCAGCGCGACGACGCCGAAGACCACGACCACGACGACCTGGCCGCCGACCTTGCGCCAGCCGGAGAGGCCGAGGCTGTTCTGCCTGCGGACCTTCATGAAGTCGTCGATGAAGCCGACGATCCCGAAGCCGAGCATCATCCAGATCACCAGGAGCCCGGAGATCGTCGGCGGGTTGTTGCCGGCGTAGGTCCCTACGAAGTAGCCGACGAGGGAACCCGCGATGAAGATCGTGCCACCCATCGTGGGGGTGCCGCGCTTGGCCGCATGGCTCGGATTGTGGTCGTCCTCGGGCGTGCGGATGACCTGTCCCCAGCCCCAGGCGCGGAACAGGCGCAGGAACACCGGGGTGAGGAAGAGCGTGAAGGCCAGCGAGATCGCCGCTGCGGTCAGGAGGGATCTCACGAGAACGATTCTCCCAGACGGTCGCCGAGGAACCTCAGACCCGCGGAGTTCGACGACTTCACGAGCACGCGGTCGCCGTCGCGCAGCTCGCCGAGAAGGTACTCGAACGCCTCGTCGGCGGTGGCGAAGAAGACCGCCTCATCGCTCCATGATCCCTCCGCGATGGCCGCGAGGTACATGCGGCGGGCCTCCGCGCCGATCACGACGATGCGCGGGATCCGCAGCCGGACGGCGAGCTCGCCGATGCGGTCGTGCTCCTCGCCGGCCTGTTCGCCGAGCTCGCTCATCGCCCCGAGCACGGCGACGGCGCGCTCGCCCGGCGCCGTGATCTGCGCGAGGGTGCGCAGGGCGGCCGCCATCGAGTCGGGGCTCGCGTTGTAGGCGTCGTTGATGATGCGCACCCGGTCGGAGCCGAGCGGCTGCATGCGCCAGCGCTCCGCGATCTCCACGGTCTCCAGGGCCGCGACGCAGTCGGCAGGCTCGACACCGAGCGCGGTCGCCGCCGCGACGGCGGCGAGGGCGTTCATGACGTGGTGGGCGCCCAGCACCCGCAGGTTCACGGGCATCGACGCGCCGTCGACCGTGAGCACGAACCGGGTGCCGGATGCGGAGACCTCGACGTCGTGGGCTCGCACGGCGGCGTCGGCGTCCAGGCCGAACCAGCGCACCTCGACGCCGCGATCGGCGGCGATCGGCGCCATCCGGCGCACACGCGGATCGTCCGCGTTGAGCACCGCGAGCCCGCCAGGGCGCACGGCCTGCACGAGCTCGGACTTCGCGCGGAAGGTCTCCTCGATGCCGCCGAAGCCGCCGGCGTGCGCGAGCCCGACC
It includes:
- a CDS encoding FtsQ-type POTRA domain-containing protein encodes the protein MRRPTPLPPPPGGEEPRASVPPPSRVPDRPITPRTPEPSVADEQETAPIAPLLTLADPVAAGPDERTDGERQLGLGDLWRASRARRRALRAEVRRFTARSRRRRRIWLGVVASLVLLVLVTVGAAYSPLFAVEQIQVVGTSQLDPASVESALEGQLGTPLAAVDESAVKAAMVAFPLVESYTLEAVPPHELVVRIVERTPIGVLPSAAGYTLVDAAGVALSTTATAPAGYPQLSVDGGVGSPSFAAVGRVMRALPAELRATVTAVSASTPDDVTLTLGGTKVVWGSADRSALKSLVLQKSMAARPGAASYDVSSPDAVVIR
- the murC gene encoding UDP-N-acetylmuramate--L-alanine ligase; the encoded protein is MIRPDLTLPIPERIGAAHFIGIGGSGMSGLARMFLDRGIRVSGSDRSDSAALRDLAARGAQVFVGHDAAHLPDDADTVVHTGAIWPENPEFLAAKERGLHVIHRSQALHWLIGGRRLVAVAGAHGKTTSTGMIATALQRLGADPSFVNGGVVAGLGVSSAGGADPLFVIEADESDGTFLLYDTSVALITNVDPDHLDHWGTREAFFDGFVRFADAASEAVVISADDPGAQRVAAALTHRRVTTFGTAADADVRLDEIDTDGPVAFRVSAGGESARVRLGVPGVHNAINAAGAVAVLRALGHPLGAAAAALEGFAGTVRRFELHGTVRGVSVYDDYAHHPTEVEAALSAARTVIGDGRLIAIHQPHTYSRTQLMSPQFAEVLERLADQTVVLDVYGAREDPVPGVTGALVSDAFADPARVRFVPDWQEAADYTARIAQPGDFVITLGCGDVYRLIPQVLEALDRPAAANG
- a CDS encoding glycosyltransferase, which gives rise to MTTYLLAGGGTAGHVNPLLAVADALRARDPDAVVLVLGTREGLEARLVPQRGYELLFVDKVPFPRRPDRAALAFPWRLRRAVAGVRAQLREHRVDVVVGFGGYAAAPAYLAARREHVPVVVHEANARPGMANVLGARRAAAVGVAFAGTPLRGARVVGMPLRREIVDLDPAALRADAAAHYGLDPDRPTLLVFGGSLGAQRLNEAFTGSFRGVLAAGYQLVHLTGARWTGADPGVAGYVVRPYEDRMDLAFAIADVIVSRSGAATVSEISALGIPAVYVPYAVGNGEQALNARSAVEAGAALLIADAELTPDRVRAEVVPLLADAPRLAAMRRAAAVVGSRTGAEDVVALIDDALAGR
- the ftsW gene encoding putative lipid II flippase FtsW, with product MTTTIRPPRQSPAAEPAPRGGLAARIRLGRVFAPVPPEFIFILSSALILTGFGIVMILSATSATSVEAGGGPYDDAIKQAIYAAIGIPLMLIVSRVPTRFWKRIAWPLLIAALCGQLLVFVPGLGVTDYGNTNWIHIGGIQAQPSEFIKLALAIWMGTILARKGPLLRRWKHVYIPVIPVAILAMGLVLKGGDLGTTMMLVLVFLGALFFSGVRLRIFILPLLGMAAAVAVAAVTNPNRMRRILSFLDTDTAACYRDMCYQSLHGIWGLSAGGVFGLGLGNSKQKYSWLPAAANDYIFAIVGEELGLIGCLVMIGLFVLMAVGMFHVIRRTQDPFARIVTGAVVTWIIGQAAINIAVVLRVFPVLGVPLPFVSQGGTSLVSVLVACGVILAFARDLPPRARAVAR
- the murD gene encoding UDP-N-acetylmuramoyl-L-alanine--D-glutamate ligase, which produces MSERIDALTSWHADWKGVRIAVLGSGVTGFAVADTLTELGADVLVVTESIDEEYARLLPVIGARVDTGPLDAPPAALLDHRPEIVIASPGFPPHHPVIAWTRDAGIPLWGDIELAWRVRDKVLRSDGTPADWVLVTGTNGKTTTTRMAATMLREGGLRAAPCGNIGVPVLDAVRDPGGFDVLVVELSSHQLWYLGLQTGPDPLSPLASVCLNLADDHLEWHGSFEAYRDAKAVVYRHTRVACVYNRADEATRRMVEDADVVDGARAIGFGLDVPGPSDLGIVEGILVDRAFLAERRTSALELTTLEELAEAGLAAPHVVANVLAASALARAAGVEPAAIRSALRAFRLDPHRIEIVARAGGITWIDDSKATNPHAAASSLAAFPGAVWVLGGLLKGVDISELVAGRGQGAKAAIVIGVDRDPITAAFARHAPTVPLVEVDHTQTEDIMAAVVEAAISLAADGDVVLLAPAAASFDQFASYGDRGRRFAEAVRARFGEDEDDDHDPSSPAVPGR
- the mraY gene encoding phospho-N-acetylmuramoyl-pentapeptide-transferase; the encoded protein is MRSLLTAAAISLAFTLFLTPVFLRLFRAWGWGQVIRTPEDDHNPSHAAKRGTPTMGGTIFIAGSLVGYFVGTYAGNNPPTISGLLVIWMMLGFGIVGFIDDFMKVRRQNSLGLSGWRKVGGQVVVVVVFGVVALNFPNGDGQTPASAYVSVFRDIPALSFMAFGLVIGWILYLVWLSLIGVAASNSVNVSDGLDGLAAGSAIFVTSALALIAFWQFKQPCDLDALERGLQAACYQTRDPFDLAIIAASFIGALVGFLWWNAPKAQVFMGDVGSMAIGGVIAALAILTRTEILLAVIGGVYVIASGSVILQRFYFKLTRGKRLFLMSPLHHHLEMRGWSEITIVVRMWLIAGLLALSGVGLLYVEWLVRA
- the murF gene encoding UDP-N-acetylmuramoyl-tripeptide--D-alanyl-D-alanine ligase, coding for MTPFPLHRIAHIVGGELRLSGADTPDTIVDGPVDTDSRQMVPGGVFVAKPGAETDGHLFVPAAVAAGAVLAIVERPVDTPVTQIVVPDVVAALADLARAVVAEVRATGRLRVVGITGSNGKTTTKNLLARIMAGAGETVAPRASFNNEVGAPLTMLRVGPATRFLVSEFGASGPGEIARLAGLVTPDIGIVLMVGLAHAGGFGGIEETFRAKSELVQAVRPGGLAVLNADDPRVRRMAPIAADRGVEVRWFGLDADAAVRAHDVEVSASGTRFVLTVDGASMPVNLRVLGAHHVMNALAAVAAATALGVEPADCVAALETVEIAERWRMQPLGSDRVRIINDAYNASPDSMAAALRTLAQITAPGERAVAVLGAMSELGEQAGEEHDRIGELAVRLRIPRIVVIGAEARRMYLAAIAEGSWSDEAVFFATADEAFEYLLGELRDGDRVLVKSSNSAGLRFLGDRLGESFS